GTGCATCTCCATATGCGAATAGACGTCCTTGAAGCATCTTGTCTGGGGAAGCTTCAATTCCCGGTACGAATGTTCCTGGTGAGAACGTGGCTTGCTCTACTTCAGCAAAGTAGTTTTCAGGATTTCTGTTCAATACCATACGGCCAAGCTCGATCAACGGATAATCTTTTTGAGACCATACCTTCGTCACATCAAATGGATCGAAACGGTATGTATCCGCATCTTCCAGAGGCATGATCTGAACATATAATTTCCATGCAGGGAAGTCCCCTTTTTCAATCGCATTGAAAAGATCTTCCGTATGGTAATCAGGGTTTTCACCTGCTAGTTTTGCAGCTAGATCCACATCAAGGTTTTTGATGCCCTGTTCTGTTTTGAAGTGGTATTTCACCCAAACGCCTTGTCCTTCAGCATTCACCCATTTAAATGTGTGGCTTCCGAAACCATGTGTATGACGAAGTGTAGCAGGAATGCCCCGGTCGGACATCAGGATTGTCACTTGGTGCAAAGATTCTGGTGAATGTGACCAGAAATCCCAAACAGCCGTAGGGTTTTTCAAATGTGTTCTAGGATCTCTTTTTTGTGTATGAATGAAATCAGGGAATTTAATCGCATCGCGAATAAAGAATACAGGCGTATTATTACCGACGATATCGTAGTTTCCTTCTTCCGTGTAGAATTTAACAGCAAATCCACGCGGGTCACGGACTGTATCAGCAGAACCCAATTCACCTGCAACTGTGGAGAAACGGATAAAAAGATCTGTCTTTTTGCCCACACCATTGAAAAGTTTAGCTTTCGTGTACTGAGAAAGGTCGTTCGTTACTTCGAAAGTTCCGAATGCACCGGCACCCTTCGCATGAACTACACGTTCAGGCACACGTTCACGGTTGAAGTGGGCTAGTTTTTCCAATAAATGTACATCTTGAATGAGTACCGGGCCGCGTTCTCCGGCAGTAATCGAGTTTTGATTATCTCCAACTGGCGCTCCCCAGCTTGTAGTAAGGTTTTTCTTATTCGACATAATTGAACCACCTTTTCATTAATATTTATGTATATAATGATAAAGCTTCTCAGAAAAAAATCAATACTTATTTATAATAATTTTAATATAATAATCAATTCATTTGTTTTCCGTTGATAAAACGACTTCAACTTTTACCATAATACGGATAACTGGAAATGTATAAACATTGATATAACAACTTATCGACATTTTATAATTCCTAATAATGGTATACGACCCTTATACCCAAAATTCCTTCATGATACGTGATTTTATCATTTCTCCTACCAATGGGGTAGTAATCGAGAATGACCACGAATATTCATGGATACTTTGCGCTACTTACCTATTTCCTTCTATTTATCTTATAACAAACCGAAGTGATTACCTGTGACTTT
This sequence is a window from Brevibacillus sp. JNUCC-41. Protein-coding genes within it:
- the katA gene encoding catalase KatA, with protein sequence MSNKKNLTTSWGAPVGDNQNSITAGERGPVLIQDVHLLEKLAHFNRERVPERVVHAKGAGAFGTFEVTNDLSQYTKAKLFNGVGKKTDLFIRFSTVAGELGSADTVRDPRGFAVKFYTEEGNYDIVGNNTPVFFIRDAIKFPDFIHTQKRDPRTHLKNPTAVWDFWSHSPESLHQVTILMSDRGIPATLRHTHGFGSHTFKWVNAEGQGVWVKYHFKTEQGIKNLDVDLAAKLAGENPDYHTEDLFNAIEKGDFPAWKLYVQIMPLEDADTYRFDPFDVTKVWSQKDYPLIELGRMVLNRNPENYFAEVEQATFSPGTFVPGIEASPDKMLQGRLFAYGDAHRYRVGSNHNQLPVNRPKVEANNYQRDGFMRADDNGKGSVYYEPNSFGGPAESTENKVTPFEVTGQAAQVGHNSDDHYTQAGDLYRLLSAEEKTRLVDTIVGAMKPVELEEIKLRQIGHFYKADPEYGTRIAEGLGLPVPQEA